GACTGGCACGGTCTTCCGGCACGACGACATCGCGAAGACCAAGCAGGCCTTCACCGAGAAGGTCGCCGACAACGTCACCGACGTCCTGAAGACCGTGGTCGAGGACGGAACCGGTACCAACGCCCAGCTGACCGGTCGTGAAGTGGCCGGTAAGACCGGTACCACCGATGGCAACAAGTCCGCCTGGTTCGTCGGGTACACCCCTCAGTTGTCGACCGCGATCGGCATGTACCGCATGGACGACAACGAGACCAACAAGAATCGCGAGTTCCTGGAGATGTACGGCACGGGCGGCGAGGAGACGATCCACGGTGCCTCGTTCCCGTCCGAGATCTGGCACGACTACATGGAGGTAGCACTCAAGGGCGAGAAGGCGGAAGCCTTCCCCAAGCCCGAGGAAATCGGGGAGGTCCTCAACGACACCCCGAGTCCGAGCGCGACCCCCACGGCCAGCGAAAGCGCGACGGAGAGTGCGACGCCGTCTCCGACGCCCAGCGAGAGCCTGTCTACCTCGCCTTCGGCGAGTGAAACCTGCAAGAAGTGGGACTTCAGCTGCGCCAGTACCGGCGGCACGGACACGGGTGGCACGGACACGGGTGGCACGGACACCGGCGGAACGGACGGAGGAGTGACCGCTACACCGACGGAGACCGCAACCGACGGGAGTTCCAATGGCAATGGCAACGGCAACGGAGGACTCTTCGGAGGGTCGACCGGATAGCCGCCTCCGTGTCTGTTTCACGTGAAACACGCCGTTTCACGTGAAACGAGGGCCGTCGCACCGACCAGGTGTGGCGGCCCTCGGCGTATCCGTAGGTGCGTACGGCAGGATGTGCGGCATGCCCACTGCAGAGACGACGCGAGCGAGCGCGCACGAGCCGGAGCCGGTACGGCCGACCAAAGAGGACGAGGTCGCCGCGGCCGGCAGTGAGCTGATCGGTGGCCCCATCGGACGACGGGCCCTGCTCGGGACGTCCTGGTGGACGCCGGTACGGGTCGTCGCGCTCGTCGCGATCGGTATGTTCGCCCTTGGCATGGTGCAGAAGCTGCCCTGCTATGACGGTGCCTGGTTCTTCGGAGCCAGCTCGCAGTACACGCACGCGTGCTACTCGGACATCCCGCACCTGTACCAGGGGCGCGGTTTCGCCGACGGCCTCGTGCCGTACTTCGACAAGATCCCCGGCGACATGGAGTACCTCGAGTACCCGGTGCTGACCGGCGTGTTCATGGAGGTCGCGGCCTGGCTCACTCCGGGCAGCGGGAGCATCCAGCACCAAGAGAAGATCTACTGGATGGTCAACGCCGGGATGCTGATGGTGTGCGCGGTGGTCATCGCCGTATGCACCGCTCGCACCCACCGTCGGCGTCCCTGGGACGGCCTCCTGGTGGCCCTTGCGCCCGCCTTCGCGCTCACGGCCACCATCAACTGGGATCTCCTCGCCGTGGCCCTGCTGGCCGCCGCGATCCTCATGTGGTCGCGGGGGCGCGCTCTGGCGTTCGGTGTGCTGATCGGGCTTGCCACGGCCGCCAAGTTCTATCCGTTCCTGGTGCTGGGGCCGCTCTTCGTGCTCTGCTGGCGGGCCGGCAAGTGGCGCGAGGTCGGAACGGCGTTGCTCGGCGCCGTGGGCGCCTGGCTCGCCGTGAATCTTCCGGTGATGTACTTCGCGCCGGAAGGGTGGTCGAAGTTCTACAGCTTCAGCCATGACCGCGGGGTCGACTTCGGTTCGGTCTTCCTGTTCCTCTCGCAGTGGTTGAAGATCACGATCAGCTTCGAGATGGCGAATACGTGGGCGATGGTCATGATGGTGATCATCTGCGTGGGGCTGACCGCACTCACGCTCACCGCCCCGCGCCGCCCCCGCTTCGCCCAGCTCGCCTTCCTGATCGTCGCGGCCTTCATCCTCACCAACAAGGTCTACTCGCCCCAGTACGTGCTGTGGCTGATCCCCCTCGCCGCGCTGGCCCGGCCGCGCTGGCGGGACTTCCTGATCTGGCAGGCGTGCGAGGTCGCGTACTTCCTGGGGATCTGGATGTACCTCGCGTATACGACCAGTGGCGACGCCCACAAGGGCCTGCCGACCGACGGGTACCAAGTCGCCATCGCCGTCCACCTGTTGGGGACGCTGTACCTGTGTGCCGTGGTCGTACGCGACATCTTCATGCCGGAGCGCGACATGGTGCGCCGAGCCGGGGACGATGACCCGTCGGGCGGTGTGCTGGACGGTGCGGAGGACGTGTTCGTGCTCGGTGCCGCCGCTCATCCGCCGCGGCACGCGTCCTACTTCGACGGCCCGCAGGTGGAGTGGGGCAGCCGCAACGCCGCAACCGGAGACGGTTCGCCCTGAGCGAACAGGGCGTAGGCAAGCGACGCGAAAGGCCGTACACGGTGTCTGTGTACGGCCTTTCGGCTGTCACCGAGCGGGGCGAACCCCGGGATCAGCGTTCGACGACGCGGTCGAACTGCGTGGTGGTGTGCCGCAGATGGGCCACCAACTCGTCGCCGACCTTCGGCTCCGTGGCGTCCGCGGGCACGAAGAGGATCGAGACCTGCATGTGCGGCGGTTCCGCGAACCAGCGCTGCTTGCCAGCCCAGACGAACGGAGAAAGGTTCCGGTTGACCGTCGCGAGGCCGGCGCGGGCGACGCCCTTGGCGCGCGGCATGACGCCGTGCAGCGCCTTCGGGGCCTCCAGGCCCACCCCGTGCGACGTACCGCCCGCCACGACGACGAGCCAGCCGTCCGAGGCCGCCTTCTGCTGCCGGTAGCCGAAGCGATCGCCCTTGGAGACGCGCGTGACGTCCAGGACGGCCCCGCGGTACTCGGTCGCTTCGTGGTCCCCCAGCCACAGCCGCGTGCCGATGCGGGCGCGGAAGCGGGTCTGCGGGAACTGCTGCTGAAGCCGCGCGAGCTCCTCGCCCTTGAGGTGGCTGACGAACATCGTGTGCAGCGGCAGACGGGCGGCGCGGAGGCGGTCCATCCAGCCGATGACCTCCTCGACGGCGTCCGAGCCGTCAGTGCGGTCCAGCGGCAGGTGAATCGCGAAGCCTTCGAGCCGGACGTTCTCTATGGCGGAGTGCAGATGCGCCAACTCCTGCTCGCTCACGCCGTGCCGCTTCATCGAGGACATGACCTCGATGACGACACGGGCGCCCACGAGGCCGTACACGCCGTCCACGGACGATACGGAGCGGATGACGCGGTCAGGCAGCGGCACGGGCTCCTCGCCCCGCCTGAACGGCGTCAGGACCAGCAGGTCGCCGCCGAACCAGTCCTTGATCCGTGCGGCCTCGTACGTGGTGCCGACGGCGAGGATGTCCGAGCCCAGGCGGGTGGCCTCGTCCGCGAGCCGCTCGTGGCCGAAGCCATAGCCGTTGCCCTTGCAGACGGGGACCAGCCCCGGAAACTGCTGGGACACGTGCTTGTGGTGTGCCCGCCAGCGCGCGGTGTCGACGTAGAGCGTGAGCGCCATGGCCGGTCCCGGAACCTTTCTCGTGGCTGCGGTGTATCAGAGGTATGAACGGAAATTGTGGCGGATCCGCCGGACCGACGGGGCGATACCGGGCCGGATCAGCGGCTCGGCATGCGAGGCCGGCCGGCTCAGCGGCGCGACATGTACATGTCGAGCGCCTTGTGGAGCAGCTTATTCAGCGGGAAGTCCCACTCACCGAGGTACTCGGCTGCCTGGCCGCCCGTGCCTACCTTGAACTGGATCAGGCCGAAAAGGTGGTCGGTCTCGTCCAGCGAGTCAGAGATGCCGCGCAGGTCGTAGACCGTCGCCCCCAGGGCGTACGCGTCGCGCAGCATCCGCCACTGCATCGCGTTCGAGGGCCGGACCTCACGACCGATGTTGTCCGAGGCGCCGTACGAGTACCAGACGTGCCCGCCGACGACCAGCATCGTCGCGGCCGACAGGTTCACGCCGTTGTGGCGCGCGAAGTACAGCCGCATGCGGTTGGGGTCCTCGGTGTTAAGGGCCGTCCACATGCGCTGGAAGTACGACAGCGGGCGGGGCCGGAAGTGATCGCGCACGGCCGTGATCTCGTACAGCCGCTGCCATTCCTCGAGGTCCTGGTAGCCGCCCTGGACGACCTCGACGCCCGCCTTCTCGGCCTTCTTGATGTTGCGGCGCCAGAGCTGGTTGAAGTTCTTGTGGACCTCTTCCAGGGAGCGGTTGGCGAGCGGCACCTGGAAGACATAGCGGGGCTGTACGTCGCCGAAGCCGGCGCCGCCGTCCTCGCCCTGCTGCCAGCCCATGCGGCGCAACTTGTCGGCGACCTCGAAGGCGCGCGGCTCGATGAAGTCCGCCTCGATGTCGCGCAGGCGCTTCACGTCCGGGTTCTGGATGCCGCCCTTGATGGACGTGGCCTCCCAGCGCCGGATGATCACCGGCGGGCCCATCTTCACAGAGAACGCACCCTGCTGCTTGAGGTGTGCCAGCATCGGCTGGATCCAGTCGTCCAGATTCGGCGCGAACCAGTTGATGACCGGGCCCTCGGGCAGATAGGCGAGATAACGCTTGATCTTGGGCAGCTGGCGGTACAGCACGAGCCCCGCGCCGACCATCTCGCCGGTCCTGTCGTCGAACCAGCCGAGGTTCTCGGAGCGCCACTCCGCCTTGACATCTGCCCAGGCCGGGACCTGCATGTGGCTCGCCGCGGGCAGGCTCTGGATGTATGCCAGATGCTGCTCTCGACTGATGGTCCTCAGGGTCAGGCTCATTCGGGGCGCTCCTCGGGCTGGTGTGTCCCCATGGGTACAGGGGCTCCGGCTCTCGCGCCGAAGCCTACTGCGCCCCGCGAGCGCCCCGTCTGGCCGTATGGAACCTGGGCCCCGGGCATGGCGGAAGAAGTGTCCCGGGGTCAGGGGAAAACGGACGTTCGGATCAGAACAGGCCGCCGAAGAGGCCTCCGTGAGCCATTCCGAGGAAGAAGCCGACAGCGGAGGCGCCGAGACCCAGAACCAGTCCGAAGCGCTCACGCGTCGTCTCGGAGATGAACTGCCCGTACGCGCCGGTGACGATCCCGACGAGGCCGGCCCAGGAGCTGATCAGATGCAGACTGTGGAACATCGCCGTGACAAAGGACAGGATCCCAAGCGCCAGGGTCACCGCGAGCAAGGTGTCCTGGAGCGGATGGGGCTTGCCGTCCGTGGCGAAGAGGGAGCCGGTGGTGTTGGGTCGCAATACCTGTGCCATAGGGCACCTCCTGCGGAAGGCGGCGCATCGTAGCGCCATACACACCCGATGTGTACAGATTGACGGTCAACCCGGCCGGATTTCAACCGGAAGCCGCTGTGCGGGTAGTCTGTAGCGTCTGCACCGGTGTCTGCCCAGGCCAAGGCCAGGTCACGACAGGAAATCCCGCTCGGTCCACCGATCGGGGAGCCCGATTGTCAGTGGCGGCCGATACCGTTGCGTACGCATCACAACCCTCCTGCCACGGAACGACCGTGGCCGCTGAGTCCAAAGGAGGTGGGTTCCACATGCGTCACTACGAGGTGATGGTCATCCTCGACCCCGATCTCGAGGAGCGCGCTGTCTCCCCGCTGATCGAGAACTTCCTCTCCGTCGTCCGTGAGGGCAACGGAAAGGTCGAGAAGGTCGACACCTGGGGCCGTCGTCGTCTCGCGTACGAGATCAAGAAGAAGCCCGAGGGCATCTACTCGGTCATCGACCTGCAGGCCGAGCCTGCGGTCGTCAAGGAGCTCGACCGCCAGATGAACCTGAACGAGTCGGTCCTCCGGACCAAGGTCCTCCGTCCCGAGACCCACTGAGCTTCGCTCAGCTGATCTCGGGCATCGAGTAGCACAAGCAGCCAGCAGCAAACCCGCCGAGAGGTTCCCCCATGGCAGGCGAGACCGTCATCACGGTCGTCGGCAATCTTGTCGACGACCCCGAGCTGCGCTTCACCCCGTCCGGTGCGGCGGTCGCGAAGTTCCGTGTCGCGTCCACCCCCCGCACGTTCGACCGGCAGACCAATGAGTGGAAGGACGGCGAGAGCCTGTTCCTGACCTGCTCGGTCTGGCGTCAGGCGGCGGAGAACGTCGCCGAGTCGCTCCAGCGAGGCATGCGCGTCATCGTGCAGGGCCGGCTGAAGCAGCGGTCCTACGAGGACCGTGAGGGCGTCAAGCGCACGGTCTATGAGCTGGATGTCGAGGAAGTCGGCGCCAGCCTGAGGAGCGCCACGGCCAAGGTCACCAAGACCACGGGCCGAGGCGGCCAGGGCGGTTACGGCGGCGGTGGCGGCGGCCAGCAGGGTGGTGGCTGGGGCGCAGGCTCCGGCGGCCAGCAGCAGGGCGGCGCTCCGGCCGACGACCCCTGGGCGACCGGCGCTCCCGCCGGTGGTAGCCAGGGTGGCGGCGGCGGTGGCTGGGGTGGAAACTCCGGCGGCGGTGGCGGCGGCTACTCGGACGAGCCCCCCTTCTAGGGGCGGGTTCGTACCCCAACTTCTTGATCACACAGGAGAAACACCATGGCGAAGCCGCCTGTGCGCAAGCCGAAGAAGAAGGTATGCGCTTTCTGCAAGGACAAGGTCACGTACGTGGACTACAAGGACACGAACATGCTGCGGAAGTTCATTTCCGACCGCGGCAAGATCCGTGCCCGCCGCGTGACCGGCAACTGCACGCAGCACCAGCGTGACGTCGCCACGGCCGTGAAGAACAGCCGTGAGATGGCGCTGCTGCCCTACACCTCCACCGCGCGATAAGGGAAGGGTGACCGACACATGAAGATCATCCTCACCCACGAGGTCTCCGGCCTCGGTGCCGCGGGCGACGTCGTCGACGTCAAGGACGGTTACGCTCGCAACTACCTGATCCCGCGGAACTTCGCGATCCGCTGGACCAAGGGCGGCGAGAAGGACATCGAGCAGATCCGTCGTGCTCGCAAGATCCACGAGATCGCGACCATCGAGCAGGCCAACGAGATCAAGGCCCGCCTCGAGGGTGTGAAGGTCCGTCTGGCCGTTCGCTCCGGCGACGCCGGTCGTCTCTTCGGTTCCGTCACCCCGGCCGACATCGCCTCGGCGATCAAGGCTTCCGGTGGCCCCGAGGTCGACAAGCGCCGCATCGAGCTGGGCTCGCCGATCAAGACTCTGGGGGCCCACGAGACGTCCGTGCGTCTGCACCCCGAGGTTGCCGCCAAGGTCAACATCGAGGTTGTCGCTGCCTGAGTGCAGCGCTCGGCATAGCTGAGAGAAGGGTCGCACCCCTCGGGGTGCGGCCCTTCTGCGTTCACGAGAGGTCGCCGGGCTTCGCGCGGATCTTGGCTCTCGCCGCTTCACGTGACTCTCGTCGTTTCACGTGAAACGGGGGCTACCGGGGTTTCACGTGAAACGGTCAGCGCGTCGCGCCTGTGACGATCCAGCGCCCTGAGCGAGAGCGCAGCCACAGGGTCAGCATGCGCATCGTCATCATCAGCGTCATCGTTGCCCACAGGGCGGTGAGCCCGCCGCCGAGCGTGGGGACGAGCAGCGCGACGGGAGTGAAGACCGCCAGGGTCAGCAGCATGGCCCACGCCAGATACGGTCCGTCCCCAGCCCCCATCAGGACTCCGTCCAGAACGAAGACGATGCCGCAGATCGGCTGCGAGACGGCCACCACCAGCAGGGCGGGCAGCGCGGCGTTTTGCACGGACGAGTCGCTGCTGAACAGGGGAAGGAAGAGCGGGCGGGCGGCGATGACCAGCAGGCCGAGCACGATCCCGGCAGCGATGCCCCACTGCACCATGCGGCGGCAGGCCTCCCGGGCACCCTGGGCGTCGTCCGCGCCGAGATAGCGCCCGATGATGGCCTGCCCGGCGATGGCGATCGCGTCGAGGGCGAAGGCGAGGAGACTCCACAGCGTCAGGATGATCTGGTGAGCCGCCACGTCGGCGTCCCCGAGCCGGGCTGCGACCGCCGTGGCGATAACGAGGATCGCCCGCAGCGACAACGTGCGCACAAGCAGGGGTGCACCGGCCTGAGCGCAGGCCCGTATCCCCTCGGCATCCGGTCGCAGCGAGGCGCCGTGCTTCCTGGCTCCGCGGATGACGACGTACAGATAGACGACGGCCATGCCGCACTGGGCGATGACGGTGCCCCAAGCGGAGCCTGCGATGCCCAGGTCCGCGCCGTAGACAAGGCCGGCGTTGAGGGCGGCATTGGCGACGAAACCCCCGACGGCGACGTACAGCGGGGTCTTGGTGTCCTGGAGACCGCGCAGGACACCGGTGGCGGCGAGCACGACGAGCATGGCCGGAATGCCGAGAACTGAGATACGCAGATAGGTGGTCGCATACGGGGCGGCGGTGTCAGAGGCGCCGAAGAGCTCCATCAGGGCGGGTGCGGTGGGCAGGACGACGGCTATGACGGCTGCGCCGATCAGCAGGGCGAGCCAGATACCGTCCATGCCTTGGCGGATGGAGGCCCGCAGATCGCCCGCACCGACTTGGCGGGCGACGGCGGCCGTGGTGGCGTAGGCGAGGAAGACGAAGACGCCGACGGCCGTCACGAGCAGGGTTGAGGCGACGCCGAGACCGGCCAGTTGCGCGGTGCCGAGATGGCCGACGATGGCGGTGTCGGCCATCACGAAGAGAGGCTCGGCGACGAGTGCGCCGAAGGCCGGAACGGCCAGCGCGACGATCTCTCGGTCGTGCCGACGTCGGGCGGCCCTGGGTGCCGCGGGAGCCTGTGTCATGAGCACCAATCTAATCTTCCACAGGTAAGAGATGCAATGTCGAAAGGCCCCTTACCTAGGGTCTGGTGACACGCGCCGCCGTGCACGGTTAGCAGTGATCTTGGTCCGACTGGGGAAGTTTTTCTTCTGCACAGCCGGTGGATGGGAAAGTTGCAGATCAGAGCGGGTTTTCCTGGGGGTGTGAGGGCTTGTTCACAGCGCTGTCCACCGGGTCGTGCACAGGTTTTGTGGGGTTCTCCACAGCATCCGGGTCGTCGTCCACATGGCCTGTGGATAACCAGATTGGCTGACGGTGCCCGCGGCCCTAACGTGGTGCGGCGCCCGCTCTCTCCTTGGTCCTCGGAAACCTGGCAAATCCGACGCCTCAGAACCGGAGTTGGGCATCTCAGTTGTCAGTGCCGTGCCGTAGAAATGAGAGGCACGGCTAGGTCCGCCTGGCGGACGGGAGGAGGTGGCTCGGTGAGTATTTCCGAGCCCTTGGACGACCCCTGGGCCGACAGCAGCCCCAGCGATCGTCTGCCTTCTTCCCGTCGGCACGGCAATGGCGGCCGCAGTCGCGACGAGCAGCACGACCGCGACCGGGACAACGGTCCGTGGGAGGGCGGAGGTTCGTCCTTCGAGCGCGTACCGCCCCAGGATCTGGACGCCGAGCAGTCCGTCCTGGGTGGCATGCTCCTGTCCAAGGACGCCATCGCCGATGTCGTCGAGGTCCTCAAGGGCCATGACTTCTACCGGCCGGCGCACGAGACCATCTACCTGGCGATTCTCGATCTGTACGCGAAGGGGGAGCCGGCCGACCCCATCACGGTCGCGGCCGAGCTCACCAAGCGGGGCGAGATCACCAAGGTCGGAGGCGCGCCGTATCTCCACACCCTGGTGCAGACGGTCCCGAC
This genomic interval from Streptomyces dengpaensis contains the following:
- a CDS encoding MATE family efflux transporter gives rise to the protein MTQAPAAPRAARRRHDREIVALAVPAFGALVAEPLFVMADTAIVGHLGTAQLAGLGVASTLLVTAVGVFVFLAYATTAAVARQVGAGDLRASIRQGMDGIWLALLIGAAVIAVVLPTAPALMELFGASDTAAPYATTYLRISVLGIPAMLVVLAATGVLRGLQDTKTPLYVAVGGFVANAALNAGLVYGADLGIAGSAWGTVIAQCGMAVVYLYVVIRGARKHGASLRPDAEGIRACAQAGAPLLVRTLSLRAILVIATAVAARLGDADVAAHQIILTLWSLLAFALDAIAIAGQAIIGRYLGADDAQGAREACRRMVQWGIAAGIVLGLLVIAARPLFLPLFSSDSSVQNAALPALLVVAVSQPICGIVFVLDGVLMGAGDGPYLAWAMLLTLAVFTPVALLVPTLGGGLTALWATMTLMMTMRMLTLWLRSRSGRWIVTGATR
- a CDS encoding alanine racemase, encoding MALTLYVDTARWRAHHKHVSQQFPGLVPVCKGNGYGFGHERLADEATRLGSDILAVGTTYEAARIKDWFGGDLLVLTPFRRGEEPVPLPDRVIRSVSSVDGVYGLVGARVVIEVMSSMKRHGVSEQELAHLHSAIENVRLEGFAIHLPLDRTDGSDAVEEVIGWMDRLRAARLPLHTMFVSHLKGEELARLQQQFPQTRFRARIGTRLWLGDHEATEYRGAVLDVTRVSKGDRFGYRQQKAASDGWLVVVAGGTSHGVGLEAPKALHGVMPRAKGVARAGLATVNRNLSPFVWAGKQRWFAEPPHMQVSILFVPADATEPKVGDELVAHLRHTTTQFDRVVER
- the femX gene encoding peptidoglycan bridge formation glycyltransferase FemX, with protein sequence MSLTLRTISREQHLAYIQSLPAASHMQVPAWADVKAEWRSENLGWFDDRTGEMVGAGLVLYRQLPKIKRYLAYLPEGPVINWFAPNLDDWIQPMLAHLKQQGAFSVKMGPPVIIRRWEATSIKGGIQNPDVKRLRDIEADFIEPRAFEVADKLRRMGWQQGEDGGAGFGDVQPRYVFQVPLANRSLEEVHKNFNQLWRRNIKKAEKAGVEVVQGGYQDLEEWQRLYEITAVRDHFRPRPLSYFQRMWTALNTEDPNRMRLYFARHNGVNLSAATMLVVGGHVWYSYGASDNIGREVRPSNAMQWRMLRDAYALGATVYDLRGISDSLDETDHLFGLIQFKVGTGGQAAEYLGEWDFPLNKLLHKALDMYMSRR
- the rpsR gene encoding 30S ribosomal protein S18 yields the protein MAKPPVRKPKKKVCAFCKDKVTYVDYKDTNMLRKFISDRGKIRARRVTGNCTQHQRDVATAVKNSREMALLPYTSTAR
- a CDS encoding single-stranded DNA-binding protein, with the protein product MAGETVITVVGNLVDDPELRFTPSGAAVAKFRVASTPRTFDRQTNEWKDGESLFLTCSVWRQAAENVAESLQRGMRVIVQGRLKQRSYEDREGVKRTVYELDVEEVGASLRSATAKVTKTTGRGGQGGYGGGGGGQQGGGWGAGSGGQQQGGAPADDPWATGAPAGGSQGGGGGGWGGNSGGGGGGYSDEPPF
- the rpsF gene encoding 30S ribosomal protein S6 encodes the protein MRHYEVMVILDPDLEERAVSPLIENFLSVVREGNGKVEKVDTWGRRRLAYEIKKKPEGIYSVIDLQAEPAVVKELDRQMNLNESVLRTKVLRPETH
- a CDS encoding glycosyltransferase family 87 protein; translated protein: MPTAETTRASAHEPEPVRPTKEDEVAAAGSELIGGPIGRRALLGTSWWTPVRVVALVAIGMFALGMVQKLPCYDGAWFFGASSQYTHACYSDIPHLYQGRGFADGLVPYFDKIPGDMEYLEYPVLTGVFMEVAAWLTPGSGSIQHQEKIYWMVNAGMLMVCAVVIAVCTARTHRRRPWDGLLVALAPAFALTATINWDLLAVALLAAAILMWSRGRALAFGVLIGLATAAKFYPFLVLGPLFVLCWRAGKWREVGTALLGAVGAWLAVNLPVMYFAPEGWSKFYSFSHDRGVDFGSVFLFLSQWLKITISFEMANTWAMVMMVIICVGLTALTLTAPRRPRFAQLAFLIVAAFILTNKVYSPQYVLWLIPLAALARPRWRDFLIWQACEVAYFLGIWMYLAYTTSGDAHKGLPTDGYQVAIAVHLLGTLYLCAVVVRDIFMPERDMVRRAGDDDPSGGVLDGAEDVFVLGAAAHPPRHASYFDGPQVEWGSRNAATGDGSP
- the rplI gene encoding 50S ribosomal protein L9, translated to MKIILTHEVSGLGAAGDVVDVKDGYARNYLIPRNFAIRWTKGGEKDIEQIRRARKIHEIATIEQANEIKARLEGVKVRLAVRSGDAGRLFGSVTPADIASAIKASGGPEVDKRRIELGSPIKTLGAHETSVRLHPEVAAKVNIEVVAA